From the genome of Pseudomonas sp. AB6, one region includes:
- a CDS encoding sensor domain-containing diguanylate cyclase yields MSFHDDDNSVDLLQPIKRAPVLWLAVIAIFLVCVSIVTFNVWQLEHAKNHELNQAEIATSNLSKSLAQQAEDTFDEADVILVDLEERMEVDGRGPAQVSRIERLLARHVFQTHQLQGVFYFDRTGRWVISSFGIKPPDANNADREYFLFHKQNASLGPHISKAVRSRTTNDWIIPVSRRVNDKNGNFDGVVLATLNMKYFDQFFDSFNMDNKGAIFLSMTDGTVLARRPFTDDVIGTSLAKGRVFSDYLSKSTSGTAMVTSIVDNVTRLYGYRQLEKYPLVVAAAVSEESLLDEWRQNAFKSIIIIVSAVMANILFGVLLIQQIRFGLQAEAKMRIAQSSLEKLALQDSLTGLANRRHFERVLDVEFRRSERKKAPLSLIMLDIDFFKSFNDTYGHYAGDHCIVAVADTLRTCLNRAGDLAVRYGGEEMAIFLPENDAAGAFALAEKIRSAVVAKQILHADNPLGIVTVSMGCYTCVPGEQNTIGKLIQNADAALYSAKKGGRNRCVTFGGDA; encoded by the coding sequence TTGAGTTTTCACGATGACGATAACAGCGTAGATCTGCTGCAACCGATTAAAAGAGCGCCAGTGCTATGGTTGGCAGTCATTGCGATTTTTTTGGTGTGTGTATCTATTGTCACGTTTAACGTGTGGCAGCTTGAGCACGCAAAAAATCATGAGCTTAATCAAGCTGAAATTGCCACCTCAAATCTTTCTAAATCCCTGGCTCAACAAGCCGAAGATACCTTCGACGAAGCTGATGTCATTTTGGTCGACTTGGAAGAGCGGATGGAAGTCGATGGGCGAGGGCCAGCACAAGTCAGCCGAATCGAACGCCTTCTGGCGCGGCATGTTTTTCAAACGCATCAACTGCAGGGTGTGTTTTACTTTGACCGCACAGGCCGATGGGTTATTAGCTCGTTCGGCATCAAGCCGCCAGATGCTAATAATGCGGATCGGGAATATTTCCTGTTCCACAAGCAAAACGCCAGTCTTGGACCTCACATAAGCAAGGCGGTGCGTAGCCGAACCACGAACGATTGGATCATCCCCGTTAGCAGACGCGTGAATGACAAAAATGGAAACTTCGATGGCGTGGTATTGGCCACATTAAACATGAAGTATTTTGACCAGTTTTTCGACAGTTTCAATATGGACAATAAGGGTGCGATCTTCTTGTCCATGACGGATGGCACGGTGTTGGCCAGACGTCCTTTTACTGATGATGTAATCGGTACGTCTCTCGCCAAAGGCCGGGTCTTCAGCGACTATTTATCCAAGTCCACATCGGGTACCGCAATGGTGACTTCGATTGTTGACAATGTAACCAGATTGTATGGTTACCGGCAGCTGGAGAAGTACCCACTAGTGGTAGCAGCGGCGGTTTCCGAAGAGTCGTTGTTGGATGAGTGGCGGCAGAACGCGTTTAAATCAATCATCATTATTGTCAGTGCCGTGATGGCCAACATTTTATTCGGAGTTCTGTTGATTCAGCAGATTAGATTTGGTCTGCAAGCGGAAGCGAAGATGCGTATCGCCCAAAGTTCGTTAGAAAAGCTCGCATTGCAGGACAGCTTGACCGGCTTAGCTAACCGTCGCCATTTTGAGCGAGTGCTTGATGTTGAATTTCGCCGAAGTGAGCGAAAAAAGGCGCCTTTAAGCTTGATCATGTTGGATATCGATTTTTTTAAAAGTTTTAACGATACCTATGGTCATTACGCCGGTGATCATTGCATCGTTGCAGTCGCGGATACCTTACGGACTTGCCTGAATCGTGCGGGCGATTTGGCGGTTCGCTATGGCGGAGAGGAGATGGCTATTTTCTTGCCAGAAAATGACGCGGCGGGTGCGTTTGCCTTGGCGGAAAAAATACGTTCCGCTGTGGTTGCCAAACAGATACTCCACGCCGATAACCCTCTGGGTATCGTCACGGTGAGCATGGGATGTTATACCTGTGTACCTGGCGAACAAAATACGATTGGGAAGTTGATACAAAATGCGGATGCCGCGCTGTATAGCGCTAAAAAAGGCGGGAGAAATCGCTGCGTGACTTTTGGAGGGGATGCTTAA
- a CDS encoding deaminase domain-containing protein, which produces MLEPTSENPQNLDTVSDADLAVINLSAYDTSSIVEWISSASGSTLYKGLAARTEGESPFQTIVSTMFPAHDDYQDKALLNSLTQQLDSLSVLLLIIESLNAIPASETDSAVLPVDLATPLSTATRQLYFHKIAEYAMNPESLPWLSQAISSAQAMPSMRALSLATRLLQERSTITSAFALRTASLLVPPAEPVESTSLQDAPDLQALLSDYSVLNRWNPGRGADELFLDVGIDLLSTSDGSGRKLRLSAHETWEALAHTVAFKTLFAPLLADMGWYGAQVNEHASPKVTQALAGHAIVAFFLLATESDGNPIERFFYSEQAGQYSHVGLIEQLRKEVIKRQPTASPAAVSVLMYLLLREMAPELLVQNLPDSLNYGRSLQSVSFLQGVCLLEALAPGTAQSSRFDEVVLVSVQTVNSDNPRIRELWAKARVVPALRYAIAHNAVVWTEGRDIRQASPAQVTQALTFLKEQQDLHAKALHNLLTLKVPDREQIARHQLGEAGVNPSIWGAGPRGEEVFTYLEGRGFYRAPGYEWSRLTATGDELGLGKQATVLELVMMGELKAVDKPRVPEVYKQAFAAFHQAMTQAETVIIRRLLDEMPLAQRTLLATSTCEISRLQFQGGEGEQGVFIRCQPGDHRHDYHRHTVNEETFFEIIPAAGVARQVSQGFDYHVPEPDYTWDIVTNGQKEQLWHQAQALAKVTPLNPVDSDAYLLGSVSRSTVRPAHPLKATLIPAPTLVFLPAASEALALDAVAAAVAEHLLTATMASLKQLHTHETGWEQIWSVEKKIADFTARFIIPFYGCIKDLAAGDKSAGTAIGCTMDILFALIPLGEFAGSTARLVMRAGELSVFSITEQMSKEMAQLALSLVEQSGIFLIRDVPKLLWKLSNPAWKTLLEQVPALAKVFSDRESATGAAMLKSGMYLLPERLEDVWIPGIEGTDQRAVVDGINPVAVRNLGTTESPVFRLLDPYTEKAFGPALAVISTGEALELTRLSASDGLSVGHYPKVIPVTVAEQGGIEMRVAGGCETSTIERESGVFDITVDGHAYRLDSNQTDPALRALEVEKLSARSGQLEELPTLCRAVRDLIPGAPCADYVKLVLPAIEVPLEVAGVPATLGQHSSSAFSAREYQLARITLPHGTVDVLTHEGKFCKWDHQVIPAKGRRVAQLSADKKLIPLTLQEKSTLGFSEQPVYQDRVSGRLSPLQHLGVPPEVDEGYVQLIIQALPAVELDGIAQGVADKRSLRAVPLEIGGRHYVVVEADVGVFYQAPKTSTGQYAFVRVTEKTVINQYLSISEQYRLVAERTNILQDRENIARLLFELEKNTPAFEQQVLLGKTATYEAYKNACEQHSLENELYGYAQKLLTGEVAQTRFFAMAKSSIADFKRLGERSLLGKEHHVKVLNTLLPLQSRAKDWVPLTVGSIALAQTAEKLSVDVQGANFAYAMVETAEGQRSVYYAFSGGQKAKSFKFKLHIPDSDTQVIEGVTYIDAGIRMRGQAADPAFTSLPVLRDADHLNITEMLRYLDSERLIATILKQDLQGVALRDIHFFTLMDTCRSCGGVILPQTRLMFPGVNFSVSYLKNYNRV; this is translated from the coding sequence ATGCTTGAACCAACTTCAGAAAACCCGCAAAACCTCGATACCGTAAGCGACGCGGATTTAGCTGTCATCAATCTCAGCGCCTACGACACCTCATCCATCGTCGAATGGATTTCGTCGGCGTCGGGTAGCACGCTGTATAAAGGGTTAGCCGCGAGGACAGAGGGCGAATCACCTTTTCAAACGATTGTTTCTACCATGTTTCCCGCCCATGACGATTATCAAGACAAGGCGTTGTTGAACTCGTTGACTCAACAACTTGATTCACTCAGCGTGTTGTTATTGATCATTGAGAGCCTGAATGCGATACCGGCGTCGGAAACTGACAGCGCTGTGCTGCCGGTTGATCTGGCGACGCCCTTATCTACCGCTACTCGGCAACTGTACTTTCACAAAATCGCTGAATACGCAATGAACCCTGAAAGCCTGCCGTGGCTGAGCCAGGCCATCAGTAGTGCTCAGGCAATGCCGTCAATGCGGGCATTGTCGCTGGCCACTCGGTTGCTTCAAGAACGCTCCACTATCACTTCAGCATTCGCCCTGCGTACTGCCTCGTTATTAGTACCCCCGGCTGAGCCTGTTGAATCCACATCGCTCCAGGATGCTCCCGATCTTCAGGCGCTATTAAGCGATTACTCGGTACTCAACCGATGGAACCCAGGGCGCGGGGCGGATGAACTGTTCCTGGACGTGGGTATAGACCTGCTCAGTACCTCCGACGGATCGGGGCGCAAATTGCGTTTGTCGGCCCACGAAACATGGGAGGCTCTGGCACACACCGTCGCATTCAAAACTCTGTTTGCGCCGCTGCTCGCTGACATGGGCTGGTACGGCGCACAGGTAAATGAACACGCTTCTCCCAAGGTCACCCAAGCGTTGGCGGGTCACGCCATCGTCGCGTTCTTTTTGCTGGCCACAGAATCCGACGGTAACCCGATCGAACGTTTTTTCTACAGTGAACAGGCGGGCCAATACAGCCACGTTGGGCTAATTGAGCAATTGCGCAAAGAGGTTATCAAGCGCCAACCAACCGCCTCGCCGGCCGCCGTTAGCGTGTTGATGTACCTGTTGTTGCGTGAGATGGCCCCGGAACTGTTGGTGCAAAACCTGCCGGACTCCCTCAATTACGGCCGTTCGCTACAAAGCGTTTCGTTTTTGCAGGGTGTCTGTCTGTTGGAGGCGTTGGCCCCCGGCACCGCCCAGAGCAGCCGGTTCGACGAGGTGGTTTTAGTCAGCGTGCAAACGGTTAACTCCGACAATCCTCGGATTCGTGAGTTGTGGGCCAAGGCACGGGTCGTTCCCGCCTTGCGTTACGCCATTGCCCACAACGCAGTTGTATGGACCGAGGGTCGCGACATTCGCCAGGCGTCACCTGCGCAGGTCACGCAAGCGTTGACGTTCCTAAAGGAACAACAAGATTTGCACGCAAAAGCGTTGCACAACTTGCTGACCCTCAAGGTGCCCGACCGAGAACAGATAGCGCGTCACCAGTTGGGTGAGGCTGGAGTCAATCCCAGTATCTGGGGCGCAGGACCGAGGGGAGAGGAGGTATTTACCTATTTGGAAGGGCGGGGCTTTTATCGGGCACCCGGTTATGAGTGGTCACGGTTAACGGCCACAGGTGATGAATTGGGTCTTGGCAAGCAGGCGACGGTGCTTGAGCTGGTCATGATGGGTGAGTTGAAAGCCGTCGATAAACCCAGAGTGCCCGAAGTTTATAAGCAAGCGTTCGCGGCGTTTCACCAGGCAATGACGCAGGCCGAAACCGTAATTATCAGACGGTTGTTGGATGAGATGCCCTTAGCGCAGCGCACGCTACTGGCGACCTCTACCTGTGAAATCAGTCGCCTGCAATTTCAAGGAGGTGAAGGCGAGCAAGGTGTCTTCATCCGCTGTCAGCCGGGAGATCATCGTCACGACTACCACCGGCATACCGTGAACGAAGAAACATTCTTTGAAATTATTCCCGCTGCCGGCGTCGCCCGCCAGGTGTCTCAAGGGTTTGATTATCACGTGCCGGAACCCGACTACACGTGGGACATCGTCACGAACGGACAGAAAGAGCAACTCTGGCATCAGGCGCAGGCATTGGCGAAAGTGACACCGCTAAACCCTGTCGACAGTGATGCTTATTTGCTCGGATCAGTTTCTCGTTCCACGGTGCGGCCAGCTCATCCGCTGAAGGCGACGCTAATTCCTGCGCCTACATTGGTTTTTTTACCGGCTGCCAGCGAAGCCTTGGCGTTGGATGCCGTTGCCGCCGCGGTCGCTGAGCATTTGCTGACCGCAACCATGGCCTCCCTCAAGCAGCTTCACACCCATGAAACCGGCTGGGAGCAAATCTGGAGCGTCGAGAAAAAAATTGCTGACTTCACCGCTCGCTTCATCATTCCCTTTTACGGCTGCATCAAAGACCTGGCTGCCGGTGACAAGTCTGCGGGCACCGCGATTGGTTGCACGATGGATATTCTCTTTGCCTTAATCCCCCTCGGCGAGTTTGCAGGTTCCACAGCACGGCTTGTCATGCGCGCGGGGGAGCTGAGCGTCTTTTCCATCACTGAACAAATGTCTAAGGAAATGGCGCAGCTGGCGCTGAGTCTGGTCGAGCAAAGCGGCATTTTTCTCATTCGCGATGTGCCAAAACTGCTCTGGAAACTGTCGAATCCTGCTTGGAAAACTCTGCTCGAACAGGTTCCGGCACTGGCCAAGGTATTTTCTGACCGTGAGAGCGCAACGGGAGCCGCAATGTTGAAATCAGGGATGTACCTGTTACCCGAGCGCCTGGAAGACGTTTGGATTCCGGGCATTGAAGGAACGGATCAGCGTGCCGTGGTTGATGGCATCAACCCGGTGGCGGTTCGTAACCTGGGCACAACCGAGTCTCCAGTTTTCAGGCTGCTCGACCCTTACACGGAGAAGGCGTTCGGGCCAGCGCTTGCCGTTATTTCCACGGGGGAAGCGCTTGAACTGACGCGTCTGTCGGCGTCCGACGGACTGTCAGTCGGTCACTACCCTAAGGTTATTCCGGTGACCGTTGCGGAGCAGGGTGGTATTGAAATGCGGGTCGCGGGGGGCTGTGAAACGTCAACGATAGAACGCGAATCCGGGGTGTTCGACATCACCGTTGATGGGCACGCCTATCGCCTCGACAGCAACCAGACCGACCCGGCTTTACGCGCACTAGAGGTTGAGAAACTGTCTGCTCGGTCGGGGCAATTGGAAGAATTACCGACGTTGTGCCGAGCGGTCCGTGATCTCATCCCAGGTGCGCCGTGTGCCGACTACGTGAAGCTGGTCTTGCCGGCCATCGAAGTCCCGCTGGAAGTTGCAGGTGTGCCCGCAACGCTGGGACAGCATTCCAGCTCGGCTTTTTCCGCACGCGAATACCAGCTGGCCCGTATTACCCTCCCCCACGGCACCGTTGATGTGCTGACGCACGAAGGCAAGTTCTGTAAGTGGGATCATCAGGTTATTCCAGCAAAAGGCCGGCGTGTTGCTCAACTGTCGGCGGATAAAAAACTGATTCCGCTCACCCTCCAGGAAAAGTCCACACTGGGTTTTTCCGAACAACCGGTGTATCAGGATCGCGTTAGCGGCCGACTGTCACCACTCCAGCATTTGGGTGTGCCACCTGAGGTGGATGAGGGTTATGTGCAACTGATCATTCAGGCACTGCCTGCGGTTGAGCTTGATGGCATTGCACAGGGCGTTGCCGATAAACGCAGTTTGCGCGCTGTGCCCCTGGAAATCGGCGGCAGACATTATGTGGTCGTTGAGGCGGATGTTGGTGTGTTCTATCAGGCGCCGAAGACTTCCACGGGCCAATACGCATTCGTGCGGGTGACGGAAAAAACGGTGATTAACCAGTATTTATCCATCTCAGAGCAGTACCGATTGGTGGCGGAGCGCACGAATATTTTGCAGGATCGAGAAAACATTGCTCGGTTATTGTTTGAGCTGGAAAAGAACACCCCAGCGTTTGAGCAGCAAGTTTTGCTTGGCAAAACAGCCACATATGAGGCCTATAAAAATGCCTGTGAGCAGCATTCGCTTGAGAATGAGCTTTACGGTTACGCTCAGAAGTTGCTGACCGGCGAGGTCGCGCAGACTCGGTTTTTCGCCATGGCCAAGTCGAGCATTGCTGACTTCAAACGCTTGGGTGAAAGGAGTCTTTTGGGAAAGGAGCATCACGTCAAGGTGCTCAACACATTATTGCCACTGCAGTCACGGGCAAAGGATTGGGTGCCATTGACCGTCGGCAGTATCGCCTTGGCACAGACAGCTGAAAAGTTGTCTGTTGATGTTCAGGGCGCCAATTTCGCCTACGCCATGGTTGAAACTGCCGAGGGGCAACGTTCGGTTTATTACGCGTTTTCCGGGGGTCAGAAAGCCAAAAGCTTCAAGTTCAAACTGCACATACCGGACAGCGACACTCAGGTAATCGAAGGTGTTACTTACATCGATGCCGGGATTCGTATGCGCGGCCAAGCGGCTGATCCAGCATTCACCAGCTTGCCGGTGCTGCGCGATGCCGATCATTTGAATATCACGGAAATGCTGCGCTACCTGGACTCAGAGCGTTTGATTGCGACCATCCTCAAACAAGACCTGCAGGGGGTTGCACTGCGCGATATTCACTTCTTTACCTTGATGGACACCTGTAGGTCTTGCGGTGGTGTGATATTGCCGCAAACCCGGCTGATGTTTCCGGGGGTGAACTTCTCCGTCAGTTACCTGAAGAACTACAACCGAGTGTAA
- a CDS encoding diguanylate cyclase, giving the protein MQNIGGKGLPITKRLFKSRAIGSALGFLCIAVATFPLRPPDWVWALMILNGFIWPAAAFQWSRHSTFALKTEQRNLLLDSFFCGFWVGTMQFNLLPSVTSLSMMGMNNIALGGVRLLLAGWLAQALGLAVSMLMLPFAFQPETSTVQMYACVPLLAIYPLMLGRIAYQQNHLLKSHKRALLALSQTDSLSGLLNHGAWKAHLDLEFQRCTRAQQGGTIALIDIDHFKVINDTYGHVVGDIVLRQLSRVLNENLRCADLAGRYGGDEFCVILPDTSLATATEIMDRLRDTFSATHYEFEPMMKVSLSIGLAPFSLSHVDATYWLSEADKALYGAKGNGRNRVSCRVDGAFHPILIDPA; this is encoded by the coding sequence ATGCAGAATATCGGAGGAAAGGGACTTCCGATCACCAAGCGTTTGTTCAAGTCGCGAGCGATAGGTTCGGCGCTCGGCTTTCTTTGTATTGCGGTCGCTACCTTCCCTTTACGCCCTCCCGACTGGGTATGGGCGTTGATGATTCTCAATGGATTTATCTGGCCAGCAGCTGCGTTTCAATGGTCGCGTCACTCCACCTTTGCGCTAAAAACCGAGCAACGTAATTTGCTGTTGGATTCGTTTTTCTGTGGTTTTTGGGTAGGAACGATGCAGTTCAACCTGTTACCCAGTGTGACGAGTCTGTCGATGATGGGAATGAATAACATCGCTTTGGGCGGCGTGCGTCTTCTGCTCGCAGGTTGGCTGGCCCAGGCCTTAGGCCTCGCAGTGTCAATGCTAATGCTCCCCTTTGCATTTCAGCCTGAGACCAGCACAGTGCAGATGTACGCCTGCGTGCCATTGCTGGCTATTTACCCATTGATGCTTGGCAGGATTGCCTATCAACAAAATCATCTGTTGAAAAGCCATAAACGCGCATTGTTGGCGCTTAGCCAGACTGACAGCTTGTCCGGGCTATTAAACCATGGGGCCTGGAAGGCTCATCTAGACCTAGAGTTTCAGCGTTGCACGCGAGCCCAGCAAGGCGGCACCATTGCTTTGATAGATATTGATCATTTCAAAGTAATTAACGATACGTACGGGCATGTGGTCGGTGACATCGTTCTGCGGCAACTGAGCAGAGTCCTCAACGAGAACTTGCGCTGTGCAGACTTGGCGGGTCGGTACGGCGGTGACGAATTTTGTGTAATTCTGCCCGACACCTCGTTGGCGACTGCGACTGAAATCATGGATCGCCTGCGCGACACCTTCAGTGCGACTCACTACGAGTTTGAACCGATGATGAAAGTCAGCCTCAGTATCGGCCTCGCGCCTTTTAGCCTGTCACATGTGGACGCAACCTACTGGTTAAGCGAGGCTGACAAGGCCTTGTATGGGGCGAAAGGCAACGGTCGCAACCGAGTCAGTTGCAGGGTAGATGGCGCTTTCCATCCAATTCTGATTGACCCGGCCTAG
- a CDS encoding glycerophosphodiester phosphodiesterase — translation MEHPGKALAEKIGVPWPAVIGHRGASFDAPEETIPSYALARDLGADYLEMDIQRTKDGVLIALHDNTLGRTTNIAQVYPERVNDPISTFTLEELKRLDAGSWFNAAFPARARSSYVGLKILTLNEVINIAEEGENKPGLYVETKLPAQFPGVEEDLQKLLAKRGWLDQRPAAAKGHVNVANTPGRVILQTFERPSLELLQKNMPQVPKVLLLWIGDGYMEASSTVDFKASGAKDKAAFYAKREVKSEAEFAAWMDWAKAHGASGIGPASVLKHGGDQSYMDMVKPWMTKMAHDRGLLIHPYTVDAAEDFKALSMRGADGFFTNRAAQLLKFYGRPSKDSIDTLLRRNGY, via the coding sequence ATGGAACATCCCGGCAAAGCGCTTGCAGAAAAAATTGGCGTTCCCTGGCCAGCGGTCATTGGCCATCGGGGCGCCTCATTCGATGCACCTGAAGAGACCATCCCCTCGTATGCATTGGCTCGCGATCTGGGTGCCGACTATTTAGAGATGGATATTCAGCGCACCAAAGATGGAGTACTGATTGCGCTGCACGACAATACCCTCGGGCGCACCACCAACATCGCGCAGGTCTATCCCGAGCGGGTTAACGATCCCATCAGCACTTTCACTCTGGAAGAACTCAAGCGCCTCGATGCCGGTTCTTGGTTTAACGCAGCCTTCCCCGCCAGGGCGCGCAGTAGCTATGTCGGCTTGAAGATTCTGACACTCAATGAAGTTATCAACATCGCTGAAGAGGGTGAGAACAAGCCGGGGCTGTATGTCGAAACCAAATTACCGGCACAGTTTCCAGGTGTAGAAGAGGATTTGCAGAAACTATTGGCCAAACGCGGCTGGCTCGACCAACGCCCCGCGGCAGCCAAGGGCCACGTAAATGTCGCCAATACACCGGGCCGCGTGATTTTGCAGACTTTCGAAAGGCCTAGCCTGGAACTGTTGCAAAAAAACATGCCACAAGTGCCTAAAGTACTGTTGCTGTGGATCGGCGACGGCTACATGGAAGCTAGCTCGACGGTGGATTTCAAAGCCTCTGGCGCCAAGGACAAAGCGGCCTTCTACGCAAAACGCGAGGTAAAGTCAGAAGCAGAGTTTGCCGCTTGGATGGATTGGGCTAAAGCCCACGGCGCCTCGGGGATTGGTCCCGCCTCAGTGCTCAAGCACGGTGGGGATCAGAGTTACATGGACATGGTCAAGCCGTGGATGACCAAAATGGCCCATGACCGGGGTCTATTGATTCACCCTTACACCGTCGATGCTGCCGAAGATTTCAAAGCGCTGAGCATGCGTGGCGCCGACGGTTTCTTCACTAACCGTGCAGCGCAGTTGCTGAAGTTTTACGGACGCCCATCAAAGGACAGTATTGACACACTGTTGCGCCGCAACGGCTATTGA
- a CDS encoding DedA family protein: MTLTQVIAEYGYLAVFIGAALEGETVLIIAGFAAHEGYLSFPVLALIAMCGGALSDMLFFMIGRRYGSRLLERFPKLQPSARRVSLLLERYQTGLIICVRFMYGLRIAGPITIGMSNVPASRFILLNLIGAAIWAPLIAGIGFLFGQSLEWLFADIKRYEQDALLAIIVVGLMLALLRFVRRRLKALPR; the protein is encoded by the coding sequence ATGACGCTGACACAGGTAATTGCTGAATACGGCTATCTGGCCGTTTTTATTGGAGCGGCCCTGGAAGGGGAAACAGTCCTGATAATTGCCGGCTTTGCGGCTCATGAAGGTTATTTGTCGTTCCCGGTACTGGCGCTTATCGCAATGTGCGGTGGAGCATTAAGCGACATGTTGTTCTTCATGATCGGGCGCCGCTACGGCAGTCGGCTGTTGGAGCGCTTCCCGAAACTGCAACCCAGCGCCCGGCGGGTTAGCCTCCTGCTAGAGCGCTATCAAACCGGGCTGATCATCTGCGTACGGTTTATGTATGGCTTACGTATCGCGGGGCCCATCACCATTGGCATGAGCAATGTTCCGGCTTCGCGCTTCATCCTGCTTAATCTGATCGGGGCCGCCATTTGGGCACCGCTGATAGCCGGGATCGGTTTCCTATTCGGTCAATCCCTGGAGTGGTTGTTCGCGGACATCAAGCGCTACGAACAAGATGCGCTTTTGGCAATCATTGTGGTGGGGTTGATGCTTGCATTATTGCGCTTTGTGCGCCGGCGCCTGAAAGCATTGCCACGTTAA
- the pssA gene encoding CDP-diacylglycerol--serine O-phosphatidyltransferase, with protein sequence MRSTFRRSVVPTLRGFASSAEAITLLPSAADYRRCLLEKIASALQRIYIVALYLQQDEAGQDILNALYAAKAARPELDVVVLVDWFRAQRGLIGAGKQPGNSTWYQAQNLEHDVEVPIYGVPVQTRELFGVLHLKGIVIDDCVIYSGASINNVYLHKFDKYRLDRYHLLQNKALADSMQRMVRQDVLTSNAVHRLDLPSPPTSRSLRGEIRGFRNHLKHAAYDTTAGIEGTGELRIIPLLGVGNKNPLSRTICELIATSQTQLTLCTPYFNLPLVVTRAINRALKRGVKIDIIIGDKSANDFFIPADEPFKVIAALPYLYEISLRKFARKHQQPIAKHQLNLHLWKDGDNTFHLKGLWADDQYTLLTGNNLNPRAFQLDLENALLIDDPQGQWTAPRNTELTQLMRNTLRVGKYDELDTLNDYPVAVRTFLRRVSRVRIERLLYRIL encoded by the coding sequence ATGCGCTCCACGTTCAGACGCTCCGTTGTTCCTACACTTCGTGGTTTTGCCTCCTCAGCTGAGGCCATAACGTTGCTGCCAAGCGCCGCCGACTATCGACGCTGCCTTCTGGAAAAAATCGCCTCGGCCTTGCAGCGCATCTACATAGTTGCGCTATATCTGCAGCAAGATGAAGCTGGCCAGGACATTCTCAATGCATTGTACGCAGCCAAAGCAGCACGACCGGAGCTGGATGTGGTGGTGTTGGTGGACTGGTTCCGGGCACAGCGGGGCTTGATCGGGGCCGGCAAGCAGCCGGGCAATTCAACGTGGTATCAGGCGCAGAACCTTGAACACGATGTGGAAGTGCCAATCTATGGCGTGCCAGTGCAAACCCGCGAACTGTTCGGTGTATTGCACCTCAAGGGCATCGTGATCGACGATTGTGTGATCTACAGCGGCGCCAGTATCAACAACGTTTATCTGCATAAATTCGACAAGTATCGTCTCGACCGTTATCACTTGTTGCAAAACAAGGCATTGGCCGATTCGATGCAACGCATGGTGCGCCAGGACGTGCTTACGTCGAATGCTGTACACCGGTTAGACCTGCCCTCACCCCCTACCTCCCGAAGCTTGCGCGGCGAAATTCGCGGATTCCGCAACCACCTTAAGCACGCGGCGTACGACACCACTGCCGGCATCGAGGGCACCGGTGAGCTGCGCATTATCCCGCTGCTGGGTGTAGGCAACAAAAACCCGCTTAGCCGCACAATCTGCGAATTGATCGCCACCAGCCAAACACAATTGACCCTGTGCACGCCGTATTTCAACCTGCCGCTGGTGGTAACCCGAGCAATCAACCGCGCCCTTAAGCGTGGGGTAAAAATCGACATCATCATTGGCGACAAGAGTGCCAACGACTTCTTCATTCCTGCCGACGAGCCGTTCAAAGTCATCGCCGCGCTGCCGTATCTCTACGAAATCAGCCTGCGCAAATTTGCCCGCAAGCATCAGCAGCCCATTGCTAAACATCAGTTGAACCTGCACCTGTGGAAGGACGGCGACAACACGTTCCACCTCAAAGGTTTGTGGGCAGATGACCAATACACGTTGCTGACCGGCAACAACCTCAATCCACGCGCCTTTCAACTGGACCTGGAAAACGCCCTGTTGATCGACGATCCCCAGGGCCAATGGACTGCACCCCGCAACACTGAATTGACCCAACTGATGCGCAATACCTTACGCGTGGGCAAGTACGATGAGCTCGACACCCTCAACGATTACCCGGTTGCGGTACGCACCTTCCTGCGCCGGGTCAGCCGGGTGCGGATTGAGCGCTTGCTGTACCGCATCCTTTAG